Proteins encoded in a region of the Zunongwangia endophytica genome:
- a CDS encoding DUF4212 domain-containing protein codes for MRNDNAKKYWKENIKYLVILLSIWFVVSFGAGIIFKDFLDQFKLGGFKLGFWFAQQGSIYVFVILILVYIRLMNKLDKKYGYSE; via the coding sequence TTGAGAAACGATAACGCTAAGAAATATTGGAAAGAAAACATCAAATATCTCGTAATCTTACTGAGCATTTGGTTCGTAGTTTCTTTTGGAGCAGGAATCATATTTAAAGATTTTTTAGATCAATTTAAGCTTGGAGGTTTTAAACTCGGTTTTTGGTTTGCTCAACAAGGATCGATTTATGTTTTTGTAATACTTATTTTAGTTTACATCCGCCTAATGAATAAACTGGATAAAAAATATGGCTATTCAGAGTAA
- a CDS encoding single-stranded DNA-binding protein → MSTLRNSVKLIGHVGNQPEIVNLESGKKLAKFSVATNEYYKNAKGEKVSETQWHNLVAWGKTADLVENYVPKGKEIAIDGKLTNRNYEDKDGNKRYFTEVVCNEIVLLGK, encoded by the coding sequence ATGAGTACTTTAAGAAATAGCGTAAAACTAATTGGTCACGTAGGAAATCAACCTGAAATAGTAAATTTAGAATCAGGTAAAAAATTGGCTAAATTCTCTGTAGCGACCAATGAATATTACAAGAATGCGAAAGGAGAAAAAGTTTCTGAAACCCAGTGGCATAATCTTGTAGCATGGGGAAAAACAGCAGACCTTGTAGAAAACTATGTGCCAAAAGGAAAAGAAATTGCTATCGATGGGAAATTAACTAACCGTAATTACGAAGATAAAGACGGCAATAAACGGTATTTTACCGAAGTTGTTTGTAATGAGATCGTTTTATTAGGAAAATGA
- a CDS encoding DUF3861 domain-containing protein — MEKKANIYRLQLETVATLKEDVPHQNIEFEFRNHDEVFGIIDAVKSKQIFETEAEATEFALGLKLFSEVMLKNKKLPLFEEFKPEFAKFMKKLKAS, encoded by the coding sequence ATGGAGAAAAAGGCTAATATTTACAGACTACAGCTAGAAACAGTAGCTACGCTTAAGGAAGATGTTCCGCACCAGAATATCGAATTTGAATTTAGAAACCACGATGAGGTCTTCGGAATTATAGATGCTGTAAAATCGAAACAAATTTTTGAAACTGAAGCCGAGGCAACCGAATTTGCATTGGGGTTGAAACTCTTTAGTGAAGTAATGCTGAAGAATAAAAAGCTCCCTTTATTTGAAGAATTTAAACCAGAATTCGCGAAATTTATGAAGAAGCTGAAAGCCAGCTAA
- a CDS encoding DUF6265 family protein gives MKRFFLGFCCSLFLFSCTNESENFDWLVGDWERVNGEEGFETFETWKKKDRYYSGLGYTLLKEDTIFKEELQLFEDNGRWILKVKGQNEAPTPFILTELNPEFFVAENDTNEFPKKIIYKIENDSLKANVSTSEFDVNFEFVKIQK, from the coding sequence ATGAAACGCTTCTTTCTGGGTTTTTGCTGCTCCCTCTTCTTATTCTCATGCACTAACGAAAGCGAAAATTTTGATTGGCTAGTTGGCGATTGGGAAAGAGTTAATGGAGAAGAAGGTTTTGAAACTTTTGAAACTTGGAAAAAAAAGGATCGGTATTATTCTGGGCTTGGTTACACTTTACTGAAGGAAGATACCATATTTAAAGAAGAGTTACAGCTTTTTGAAGATAACGGACGGTGGATCCTGAAGGTAAAAGGGCAAAACGAAGCTCCGACACCATTTATCTTGACAGAATTAAATCCCGAGTTTTTTGTAGCTGAAAATGATACGAACGAATTTCCTAAAAAGATAATTTATAAAATTGAAAATGACTCTTTAAAAGCAAATGTTTCGACCTCAGAGTTTGATGTGAATTTTGAATTTGTGAAAATTCAGAAATAA
- a CDS encoding histone deacetylase family protein → MLKIAFHPIYKHSLPERHRFPMEKYELLPKQLLHEGTCEEQHFFEPKSASIEDILAVHTKEYVENLTNLTLDKRAIRKTGFPLSQELVDREIIIAGGTIEGCQYALENGIAMNIAGGTHHAYSDHGEAFCLLHDQATASRYLQKKKLAEKILIIDLDVHQGNGTAEIFQNDDSIFTFSMHGKGNYPFRKEVSDLDIEVPDGSKDEYYLKTLKETLPDLIEKVQPDFIFYLCGVDILETDKLGRLSCSVEGCKERDRFVLQTCHDLNIPVQCSMGGGYSPEIKIIIEAHANTYRLAQNIYF, encoded by the coding sequence ATGCTCAAAATTGCCTTTCACCCCATTTATAAACATTCCTTGCCAGAGAGACATCGTTTCCCCATGGAAAAATATGAGTTGTTACCAAAACAGCTTTTACATGAAGGTACTTGTGAAGAGCAACATTTTTTTGAACCAAAATCGGCGAGTATTGAAGATATTCTAGCAGTACATACCAAAGAATATGTTGAGAATTTAACCAATCTTACGTTAGATAAAAGAGCGATTAGAAAAACGGGGTTTCCGCTATCTCAGGAACTTGTAGATCGCGAAATTATTATTGCGGGTGGCACTATTGAAGGTTGCCAATATGCGCTGGAAAACGGTATTGCAATGAATATCGCTGGTGGCACGCATCATGCCTACAGTGATCACGGTGAAGCTTTTTGCCTATTGCACGATCAGGCAACTGCATCGCGATATCTTCAGAAGAAAAAATTAGCTGAAAAAATACTCATTATCGATCTTGATGTTCATCAGGGAAACGGTACAGCCGAAATTTTCCAGAATGATGATTCTATTTTTACATTTTCGATGCACGGAAAAGGAAATTATCCTTTCAGAAAAGAAGTTTCAGATCTGGATATTGAAGTCCCAGATGGTTCTAAAGATGAATATTATTTAAAGACGCTAAAAGAAACGCTGCCAGATCTTATTGAAAAAGTACAACCCGATTTTATTTTCTATCTGTGCGGAGTTGATATATTAGAAACCGATAAGCTTGGCCGACTTTCATGCTCGGTAGAAGGTTGTAAAGAACGTGATCGATTTGTTTTGCAAACCTGCCACGATCTTAACATCCCGGTACAATGTAGCATGGGCGGTGGTTATTCTCCTGAAATAAAAATAATCATAGAAGCTCACGCTAATACTTATCGCCTTGCTCAAAACATTTACTTTTAG
- a CDS encoding YraN family protein, whose protein sequence is MASHNELGKKGERLAIAFLEENGYEVLEKNYRFQKAEVDIIAFKEEILVGVEVKTRSTSIFGNPQDFVKSGQIQRLVLAMNHYAETKNLDVEIRFDIVAIIKNASGTRIEHIEDAFYYF, encoded by the coding sequence ATGGCTAGCCACAATGAACTTGGTAAAAAGGGAGAAAGACTGGCCATTGCTTTTCTTGAAGAAAATGGATATGAGGTTTTAGAGAAAAACTATCGATTTCAGAAAGCTGAAGTTGATATTATCGCTTTTAAGGAAGAAATTTTAGTAGGCGTTGAGGTGAAAACCAGAAGCACATCTATATTCGGAAATCCGCAGGATTTTGTAAAGAGCGGACAAATTCAGAGATTAGTTTTGGCGATGAATCATTATGCGGAAACTAAGAATCTTGATGTAGAGATACGATTTGACATTGTAGCGATCATCAAAAATGCTTCTGGAACCCGAATTGAGCATATTGAAGATGCTTTTTATTATTTCTGA
- a CDS encoding sodium:solute symporter family protein yields MDVQLWTWILVGISFTLYFGIAIWARASSTKDFYIAGGGVSPLANGMATAADWMSAASFISMAGLISFSGYDGSVYLMGWTGGYVLLALLLAPYLRKFGKFTVPDFIGDRYYSNSARTIAIVCALIVSFTYVAGQMRGVGIVFSQFLQVDITKGVLIGMIVVLVFAFLGGMKGITYTQVAQYCVLIFAFMVPAIFISIQMTGNPFPQIGMGGRVEDGTYLLDKLDLLHTQLGFKEYTSGSKSTWDVFAITFALMAGTSGLPHVIVRFFTVPNVKDARKSAGYALLLIAILYTTAPAVSVFARTNLITTVNETAYSDLPVWFRNWENTGLISWTDKNDDGKIQYRNAEAVAGKPVFTEERGAYGERIVSNATTSENELYVDKDIMVLANPEIAQLPNWVIGLVAAGGLAAALSTAAGLLLVISTSVSHDLVKKQLKPDISDKGELLVARISILVAIIIAGFFGIYPPGFVAAVVALAFGLAAASFFPAIVLGIFDKRMNRQGAVTGMVVGTSLMLIYMIIFKTGLIGVMEPLPESQWLFGTSPEGFGVIAMFVNFVLAIIISRLTPPPPESVQEIVENIRIPSGAGEAQMH; encoded by the coding sequence ATGGATGTTCAATTATGGACCTGGATTTTAGTCGGCATTAGTTTTACGCTGTATTTTGGTATAGCTATTTGGGCAAGAGCCTCATCTACAAAAGATTTTTACATCGCTGGTGGCGGTGTCTCACCATTAGCCAACGGAATGGCCACGGCCGCAGATTGGATGAGCGCAGCTTCATTTATATCTATGGCCGGGCTTATTTCCTTTAGCGGTTACGATGGTTCTGTTTATTTAATGGGATGGACGGGCGGCTATGTTTTGTTGGCTCTCTTATTAGCGCCTTACCTTCGAAAATTCGGAAAATTCACGGTTCCAGATTTTATTGGCGACCGTTACTACTCTAATTCCGCAAGAACGATTGCTATTGTTTGTGCATTGATTGTTTCTTTTACGTACGTAGCAGGGCAAATGCGCGGGGTTGGGATCGTTTTTTCTCAATTTCTTCAAGTCGATATTACCAAAGGAGTTCTTATAGGAATGATCGTAGTTTTGGTTTTTGCATTTCTAGGCGGAATGAAAGGAATAACTTATACTCAGGTTGCCCAATATTGCGTTTTGATTTTTGCTTTTATGGTTCCGGCAATTTTTATTTCCATCCAGATGACGGGGAATCCATTTCCACAAATTGGTATGGGCGGAAGAGTTGAAGATGGCACTTATTTATTAGATAAGTTAGACCTCTTACACACCCAGCTTGGTTTTAAAGAATATACCAGTGGTAGCAAATCTACCTGGGATGTATTTGCCATTACCTTTGCATTGATGGCAGGAACTTCAGGATTACCACATGTTATTGTTCGTTTCTTTACTGTTCCCAATGTTAAAGATGCGCGCAAATCTGCTGGATATGCTCTTTTACTTATTGCGATTTTATACACAACAGCTCCTGCGGTTTCGGTATTTGCCAGAACAAATTTAATTACCACGGTTAATGAAACTGCTTATTCCGATTTACCAGTTTGGTTTAGAAATTGGGAGAACACAGGTTTAATTTCATGGACCGATAAAAATGATGATGGAAAAATACAATATAGAAATGCAGAGGCTGTAGCCGGTAAACCTGTTTTTACTGAAGAAAGAGGTGCCTACGGTGAACGCATTGTTAGTAATGCTACCACATCTGAAAATGAACTTTATGTTGACAAAGACATCATGGTTTTAGCCAATCCTGAAATTGCCCAGCTACCAAATTGGGTTATAGGATTAGTCGCTGCCGGTGGTCTTGCCGCAGCACTATCGACTGCTGCAGGATTGTTATTGGTAATTTCGACCTCTGTTTCTCATGATCTTGTGAAAAAGCAATTAAAACCAGATATTTCTGATAAAGGCGAGCTTCTCGTAGCTAGAATCAGCATTTTAGTAGCAATTATAATTGCAGGATTTTTTGGTATTTATCCGCCGGGATTTGTAGCGGCGGTCGTCGCACTCGCTTTTGGCTTAGCTGCTGCCTCATTTTTTCCTGCTATCGTACTTGGAATTTTTGATAAAAGAATGAATAGACAGGGAGCGGTAACAGGAATGGTGGTTGGAACTAGCTTAATGCTAATTTATATGATCATTTTTAAAACCGGACTTATAGGCGTTATGGAACCTTTACCAGAAAGCCAATGGCTATTTGGTACTTCCCCAGAAGGATTTGGGGTTATTGCCATGTTCGTGAATTTTGTTTTGGCTATCATAATTTCAAGATTAACACCTCCGCCTCCAGAAAGTGTTCAAGAGATTGTAGAAAATATTAGAATTCCAAGCGGTGCGGGTGAAGCTCAAATGCATTAA
- a CDS encoding MutS-related protein, producing MQLYYILAIIGISLFLIFRLFRKKAEKRRVKLLQENWGKAKDEKFNFDNITLYFRSNTHTGDFQQIDDQTAKDLDFEDLFMLLDRTVSKPGQQYFYNHLRNINSRKYLKGFSKFSDSFLDHPAERLKIQAELSKMSHYNAYDFVRLFTEKPLKTPKWIVWVYILSFLSSFSLIGGFFYLPLFLLIIPVFMVNMVLHYRNKNNLNFYLNAVHQLSIAIKSGKKISNFSIISRYFKERVFLKSVQKIQFKTSLIGFDKQLDNEAAFLGWFISEVLKITFNIEIILFFSFLKDIQRKRKSIAQLYQFLGEIDSAIAVASVKMEFSAIICEPIFSNKKEIKFSKIRHPLINDCVTNDLELSEKSMLLTGSNMSGKSTFIRTVAINTLLAQTINLCFAEKFSAPFLKLYSSIRITDNLSKKTSYYLEEVLQIKKLLDYAKEATPKLFILDEIFKGTNTEERIAAGKSILSYLNTPQNIVLVSTHDIELTELLTQNEYELYHFSERIENQELNFDHQMKKGPLKTKNALKILELYNFPEEVIAEAKMLKNKPH from the coding sequence GTGCAGCTCTACTACATTCTAGCCATTATCGGTATTTCTCTTTTTCTAATTTTCCGTCTTTTCAGAAAAAAAGCGGAAAAAAGAAGGGTAAAACTATTACAAGAAAACTGGGGGAAAGCAAAAGATGAAAAATTCAATTTCGATAATATAACACTCTATTTTAGATCAAACACTCATACGGGAGATTTTCAACAAATTGATGATCAAACTGCGAAAGATCTTGATTTTGAAGACCTTTTTATGCTTCTGGATCGTACCGTATCGAAACCGGGACAGCAATATTTCTACAATCATTTACGCAATATTAATTCAAGGAAATATCTAAAAGGCTTTTCGAAATTTTCAGATTCATTTTTAGATCATCCCGCTGAGCGATTAAAAATTCAGGCTGAATTATCTAAAATGAGCCACTACAATGCGTATGATTTTGTTCGGCTGTTTACCGAAAAACCACTTAAAACTCCAAAATGGATTGTTTGGGTTTATATTCTTAGTTTTTTATCGTCTTTCAGTTTAATTGGCGGATTCTTTTACTTACCATTATTCCTACTTATTATTCCGGTTTTTATGGTGAACATGGTGCTCCATTATCGTAATAAAAACAACCTCAATTTTTATCTCAATGCAGTGCATCAGCTAAGTATTGCCATTAAATCTGGTAAGAAAATATCGAATTTCAGTATTATCTCAAGGTATTTTAAGGAGCGAGTATTTCTAAAATCTGTTCAAAAAATACAATTTAAAACCTCATTAATTGGTTTTGACAAACAACTCGACAACGAAGCTGCTTTCCTAGGATGGTTTATTTCTGAAGTTTTAAAGATCACTTTTAATATCGAGATCATTCTATTTTTCAGCTTTCTAAAAGATATTCAGCGCAAAAGAAAATCAATAGCTCAACTTTATCAATTTTTAGGTGAAATAGATTCGGCTATCGCTGTAGCTTCAGTAAAAATGGAATTTTCAGCAATTATCTGCGAGCCTATTTTCAGCAATAAAAAAGAAATTAAATTCAGTAAAATTCGGCATCCATTAATCAATGATTGTGTCACCAATGATTTGGAACTTTCAGAAAAAAGCATGCTTCTTACTGGCAGCAACATGTCTGGTAAAAGTACTTTTATTAGAACCGTAGCCATAAACACCTTGCTAGCGCAAACCATAAATCTTTGTTTTGCTGAAAAATTTTCGGCTCCGTTTTTAAAACTATATTCTTCTATCAGAATCACCGACAATCTTAGTAAAAAAACCAGCTACTACCTGGAAGAGGTATTACAAATAAAGAAACTCTTAGATTATGCCAAGGAAGCTACTCCTAAATTATTTATTTTAGATGAAATCTTTAAAGGCACGAATACCGAAGAGCGTATTGCTGCCGGAAAATCTATTTTATCCTATCTAAATACGCCGCAAAATATTGTTTTAGTTTCTACTCACGACATTGAGCTTACCGAATTACTTACCCAAAACGAATACGAACTTTATCATTTTAGTGAACGTATAGAAAACCAGGAATTGAATTTTGACCATCAAATGAAAAAGGGACCGCTAAAAACCAAAAATGCCCTTAAGATTTTAGAACTCTACAATTTCCCAGAAGAGGTTATTGCCGAGGCGAAAATGTTAAAAAATAAACCGCATTAA
- a CDS encoding S9 family peptidase: MSTKAKHTMKKMFSLLCIAVFSFSGFAQQPQKTLTTEDYEQATKFLGFNTYTLVDKSSVRPNWLDNGSFWYDITIDGERQYVLIDPKKKSKKTSNSLKELLGEKPEKGQRRSWTEVASPDGSKTVYIKDWNLWMRDNESGEETQLTEDGEKNYGYATDNAGWKHSDKPIVLWSPDSKKIATFKQDQRHVSDMYLVETKVGEPKLQEWKYPIPQDSAIIKIERVIIDTEDKELTKLNIPADPRRGTLCDDIACDGSFGDNEWGPDSKTLAFASVSRDHRKVTLRVANTETGEVEDIFTEEVDTQFESGQGSINWHYLPESDEIIWYSERDDWGHLYLYDLESGKLKNQITKGDFVVTSLIEVDEDKRMLYFYAQGKEEGRDPYFSNFYSIKFNGRNLKLLTPENGTHNVSLSPENKYFVDNYSQPDVPNVAVLRDIKGRKIMDLEKADISRLEAIGWQAPKPITVKSANKKWDLYGLMFTPTNLDESKKYPIVNYIYPGPQGGGVGGRYFSPARRDHQALAELGFIVVVIDGTCNPGRSKSFHDACYGDMGDNTLEDQISGLKQLAEKHPYMDLDRVGIWGHSGGGFATADAMFSYPEFYKVGISESGNHDNRNYEDDWGERYIGLIEDTENGKTNYELQANQYNAENLQGDLLIAHGNLDDNVPPYNSYLVIDALIKANKDFDLIIFPNARHGYGKDSYYMTRRRWDYFVENLMGAEHPKEFKIEVPKRR; the protein is encoded by the coding sequence TTGAGCACAAAAGCAAAACATACGATGAAAAAAATGTTCTCTCTACTGTGTATCGCAGTATTTTCCTTTTCGGGTTTCGCACAGCAACCCCAAAAAACATTAACTACTGAAGATTATGAACAAGCGACTAAATTTCTAGGCTTCAACACCTACACGCTAGTCGACAAAAGCAGTGTTCGCCCAAATTGGTTAGATAACGGCAGTTTTTGGTATGATATAACTATTGATGGCGAAAGGCAGTATGTCCTTATAGATCCTAAGAAAAAATCGAAAAAAACTTCTAATTCACTGAAAGAATTACTTGGCGAAAAACCGGAAAAAGGACAAAGAAGATCCTGGACAGAAGTAGCTTCACCAGATGGCTCTAAAACAGTTTACATTAAAGATTGGAATCTTTGGATGCGAGATAATGAAAGTGGCGAGGAAACGCAACTTACCGAGGACGGAGAAAAAAATTATGGCTACGCTACCGATAATGCAGGTTGGAAGCATAGTGACAAACCTATTGTGCTATGGAGCCCAGATTCTAAAAAAATAGCCACATTTAAACAAGATCAGCGCCACGTAAGCGATATGTATTTGGTAGAAACCAAAGTTGGCGAACCAAAATTACAGGAATGGAAATATCCTATTCCGCAAGATTCTGCCATTATAAAAATTGAGCGTGTAATTATCGATACTGAAGATAAGGAGCTTACTAAACTAAACATTCCTGCTGATCCAAGACGTGGTACACTTTGCGACGATATTGCCTGCGATGGTAGTTTTGGAGATAACGAATGGGGACCAGATTCTAAAACTTTAGCTTTTGCTTCGGTTTCTCGAGATCATCGAAAAGTTACTCTTCGAGTTGCTAATACTGAAACAGGAGAAGTAGAAGATATTTTTACTGAAGAAGTAGACACACAATTCGAATCTGGCCAAGGTTCTATAAACTGGCATTATTTACCCGAATCTGATGAAATCATCTGGTATTCTGAACGTGACGATTGGGGACATTTATATCTGTACGATCTAGAAAGTGGAAAACTGAAAAACCAGATTACCAAAGGTGATTTTGTAGTCACCAGTTTGATAGAAGTAGATGAAGACAAAAGAATGCTTTACTTCTATGCGCAAGGAAAGGAAGAGGGTCGTGATCCTTACTTCAGTAATTTTTATAGCATAAAGTTTAACGGTAGAAATCTTAAACTTTTAACGCCAGAAAACGGAACGCACAACGTTTCTCTTTCACCAGAAAACAAATACTTTGTTGATAATTATTCGCAGCCAGATGTTCCTAATGTAGCGGTTCTTAGAGATATCAAAGGCCGAAAGATAATGGATCTGGAAAAAGCCGATATTTCTAGATTAGAGGCAATCGGTTGGCAAGCTCCTAAACCAATTACCGTAAAATCTGCTAATAAAAAATGGGATTTATACGGACTCATGTTCACGCCTACCAATTTGGATGAATCTAAAAAATATCCGATAGTAAATTATATTTATCCCGGCCCACAAGGTGGTGGTGTTGGCGGTCGTTATTTCTCTCCTGCCCGCAGGGATCATCAAGCTTTAGCCGAGCTTGGCTTTATTGTGGTGGTGATTGATGGCACTTGTAACCCGGGACGCTCTAAATCGTTCCACGATGCTTGTTATGGCGATATGGGAGACAATACATTAGAGGATCAAATAAGCGGATTAAAACAATTAGCTGAAAAACATCCTTATATGGATTTAGACCGCGTAGGAATTTGGGGACACTCTGGTGGTGGTTTTGCCACTGCAGATGCTATGTTTTCTTATCCTGAATTTTATAAAGTAGGAATTTCTGAATCTGGAAACCACGATAACCGAAATTACGAAGATGATTGGGGTGAGCGTTACATTGGGCTAATTGAAGACACCGAGAACGGAAAGACAAATTACGAATTGCAAGCCAATCAATATAACGCTGAAAATCTTCAGGGAGATTTGTTGATTGCTCATGGAAATCTGGATGATAATGTACCTCCTTACAATTCGTATTTAGTAATCGATGCCTTGATAAAAGCAAACAAAGATTTCGACTTGATTATATTCCCAAATGCACGCCATGGCTACGGAAAGGATAGTTATTATATGACGCGTAGAAGATGGGATTATTTTGTTGAAAACCTTATGGGCGCTGAACATCCAAAAGAGTTTAAAATTGAAGTTCCTAAAAGAAGATAA
- the metG gene encoding methionine--tRNA ligase: MSNTPKRYTITAALPYTNGPIHIGHLSGVYVPADIYSRFLRMQGHDVAFVCGSDEHGVPITIKAKKEGVTPQDIVDKYDGIIKDSFNNFGISFDNYSRTSAPIHHNTASEFFKKLYDNGKFIEETTEQLYDAEAKQFLADRFVTGTCPKCGNEEAYGDQCESCGTSLNATDLINPKSAITGATPTLKETKHWFLPLDQYEDWLKEWILEGHKSDWKSNVYGQVKSWIDDGLRARAVTRDLDWGIPVPVEGGEGKVLYVWFDAPIGYISSTKEWAEREGKDWEPYWKDKDTKLVHFIGKDNIVFHCIIFPVMLKAHGDYILPENVPANEFLNLEGKKLSTSKNWAVWLHEYLEDFPGQQDVLRYALTANAPEAKDNDFTWKDFQARNNNELVAIFGNFINRVVVLTNKYYDGEVPTPSKYSEFDDEVIAALKAYPAVIASSIEKYRFREAQGELINLARLGNKYLADEEPWKLVKTDEERTKTIMYVALQVASALATLSEPFLPFTSNKLKEILKFSAEERNLNDGELSQWDKITTREALLPAGHVIGKAELLFSKIEDEQIEWQLQKLEASKAANAKAEESVEPQKETANFEDFTKMDLRVGTILEAEKMPKTKKLMVLKVETGLDKRTIVSGIAEHFKAEELIGKKVTVLANLAPRKLRGVESEGMILLTENAEGKLVFVNPDEANVNDGATIN; this comes from the coding sequence ATGAGTAATACGCCAAAAAGATATACAATCACGGCAGCTTTGCCTTACACTAATGGACCCATCCATATTGGACATCTATCGGGAGTTTACGTTCCCGCAGATATCTATTCGCGATTTTTAAGAATGCAGGGGCACGATGTGGCTTTTGTTTGCGGAAGTGATGAGCATGGTGTGCCAATTACCATTAAGGCGAAAAAAGAAGGTGTTACTCCACAGGATATTGTAGATAAATACGACGGAATCATAAAAGATTCTTTTAATAACTTCGGAATTTCTTTTGATAATTATTCAAGAACTTCAGCTCCAATTCATCATAACACAGCTTCAGAATTCTTTAAAAAGCTATATGATAATGGAAAGTTTATTGAAGAAACTACCGAGCAACTTTATGATGCTGAAGCAAAACAGTTTTTAGCCGATCGTTTTGTGACAGGAACCTGTCCAAAATGTGGGAATGAAGAAGCTTATGGCGACCAGTGTGAAAGCTGCGGAACTTCGCTAAATGCGACAGATCTAATTAATCCAAAATCGGCAATTACAGGAGCGACTCCAACTTTAAAAGAAACAAAACACTGGTTTTTACCTTTAGATCAATACGAAGATTGGTTAAAAGAATGGATTCTTGAAGGTCATAAATCAGATTGGAAATCGAATGTATACGGACAGGTAAAATCTTGGATCGACGATGGTTTACGTGCCAGAGCGGTAACCCGTGATCTAGATTGGGGAATCCCGGTACCGGTTGAAGGTGGCGAAGGAAAAGTGCTGTACGTTTGGTTTGATGCTCCTATTGGATATATTTCTTCAACTAAAGAATGGGCAGAACGCGAGGGAAAAGACTGGGAACCTTACTGGAAAGATAAAGACACCAAACTAGTTCATTTTATAGGGAAAGATAATATCGTTTTTCATTGTATCATTTTCCCGGTAATGCTAAAAGCGCATGGAGATTATATTTTACCAGAAAATGTACCGGCTAACGAGTTTTTAAATTTAGAAGGTAAGAAATTATCGACTTCTAAAAACTGGGCAGTTTGGCTACATGAATATTTAGAGGATTTCCCGGGGCAGCAAGACGTTTTGCGTTATGCATTAACGGCGAACGCTCCAGAAGCAAAAGACAACGACTTTACATGGAAAGACTTCCAGGCAAGAAATAATAATGAGTTAGTAGCCATATTCGGGAATTTTATTAACCGTGTTGTAGTGCTTACTAACAAATATTATGACGGTGAAGTTCCTACTCCGAGCAAATATTCTGAATTTGATGACGAAGTAATTGCTGCTCTAAAAGCTTATCCAGCTGTAATAGCAAGTTCGATTGAAAAGTATAGATTTAGAGAAGCACAGGGAGAATTAATCAATCTTGCTCGATTAGGAAATAAATATTTAGCTGATGAAGAGCCATGGAAATTGGTAAAAACTGATGAGGAACGTACAAAGACAATTATGTACGTCGCTTTACAAGTTGCATCGGCCTTAGCTACGCTTAGTGAACCATTCTTACCTTTCACTTCTAATAAATTGAAAGAGATTTTGAAGTTTAGCGCTGAAGAAAGAAATCTTAACGACGGAGAACTTTCCCAGTGGGATAAAATTACCACTCGTGAAGCTCTTTTACCTGCTGGCCATGTAATTGGTAAAGCAGAATTGCTTTTCTCTAAAATTGAAGACGAGCAAATAGAATGGCAGCTACAAAAATTAGAAGCTTCTAAAGCGGCTAATGCTAAAGCTGAAGAAAGTGTAGAACCACAAAAAGAAACAGCTAATTTTGAAGATTTCACTAAAATGGATCTTCGTGTAGGAACAATTTTGGAAGCCGAAAAAATGCCAAAAACCAAGAAATTAATGGTTTTAAAAGTAGAAACCGGTTTAGATAAAAGAACGATTGTATCTGGAATTGCAGAACATTTTAAAGCGGAAGAACTAATAGGAAAAAAGGTCACCGTTTTAGCGAATCTTGCTCCAAGAAAACTACGTGGTGTAGAAAGTGAAGGAATGATCTTGCTTACCGAAAATGCCGAAGGTAAACTGGTATTTGTAAATCCAGACGAAGCTAATGTAAACGACGGTGCTACGATAAATTAA
- a CDS encoding GNAT family N-acetyltransferase, protein MKPISIADVRKIHELHALPETDQYNTLGIPKDLKETEEIVQKWLAQDDLIFKIELKKEKSFIGLVALKPGSSKYKKAEVWYKLDSEFWNNGYATEALKRVLDFGFNELKLHRIEAGCAVENIGSIRVLEKVGMIREGRKRKVLPLKSGWSDNFEYAVLETDIE, encoded by the coding sequence TTGAAGCCAATTTCAATTGCTGACGTCAGGAAAATTCATGAGTTACATGCGCTACCAGAAACAGATCAATACAATACCTTAGGAATACCAAAAGATCTTAAAGAGACTGAGGAGATCGTACAAAAATGGTTGGCTCAAGACGATTTGATATTTAAAATCGAGCTGAAGAAAGAAAAATCTTTTATCGGCCTTGTCGCATTAAAACCAGGTAGCTCTAAATATAAAAAAGCAGAAGTTTGGTATAAATTAGATTCAGAATTCTGGAATAATGGATACGCCACCGAAGCTTTAAAAAGAGTGTTGGACTTTGGTTTTAATGAATTGAAATTACATCGAATCGAAGCGGGCTGTGCAGTAGAAAATATTGGAAGTATTCGTGTTTTGGAAAAAGTGGGAATGATTCGAGAAGGGAGAAAGCGAAAAGTGTTACCACTTAAAAGTGGTTGGTCTGATAATTTTGAATATGCAGTCTTAGAAACCGATATTGAGTAA